The Nostoc sp. 'Lobaria pulmonaria (5183) cyanobiont' genome window below encodes:
- a CDS encoding ABC transporter permease — translation MNFLESMNMAGKTLLSNKLRSALTMLGIVIGNASVIAMIGIGEGGQKYVNKQLESLGPNVLFVLPGNRETQRISFEVPKTLVLQDAEAIASQVPTVVGVAPELNTRQVITYRNRNTDVNIIGTTPSFLPVRDFETAKGRFFSEVDIKRSNQVVVLGGDLTEKLFGNSNAIGQQLRIGNTSFQVIGTLTSKGSSVGADYDNAALIPITTSANRLVGKNSPYGIALDYLVAAARDSDSVDAAEFQITNLLRLRHKINGEDDFTLRTQKDALQTVGQITGALTIMLAAIAGISLFVGGIGIMNIMLVSVTERTQEIGLRKAIGATEQDILLQFIIEAVIVSAAGGLVGTAIGISGILLVGALTPLEASLSPVAITMAVGVSGAIGLFFGVVPARRAAKLDPIVALRSA, via the coding sequence ATGAATTTCCTCGAAAGCATGAATATGGCGGGGAAAACCCTGCTGTCAAATAAACTGCGTAGCGCTCTCACGATGTTGGGTATAGTTATTGGCAACGCTTCGGTGATTGCCATGATTGGGATTGGCGAAGGTGGGCAAAAGTACGTTAATAAACAGTTGGAGTCATTAGGGCCAAATGTGCTATTTGTACTGCCAGGTAATCGAGAAACTCAGCGCATCTCCTTTGAAGTGCCAAAAACTTTAGTGTTGCAAGATGCAGAAGCGATCGCCTCTCAAGTACCAACAGTAGTAGGAGTTGCTCCCGAATTAAACACCAGACAGGTGATTACTTACCGCAACAGAAACACCGATGTCAACATCATTGGCACAACTCCTTCCTTCCTACCAGTGCGGGATTTTGAAACTGCTAAAGGCAGGTTTTTCTCTGAGGTAGACATCAAGCGAAGTAACCAAGTCGTTGTGCTAGGTGGAGACTTGACAGAAAAACTATTTGGTAATAGTAACGCTATCGGTCAGCAATTGCGAATTGGAAATACCAGCTTTCAAGTGATTGGGACGTTAACAAGCAAAGGTTCCAGCGTGGGAGCAGATTATGATAATGCTGCCCTAATACCAATCACGACATCTGCAAACCGACTTGTAGGCAAGAATTCTCCCTATGGTATCGCCTTAGATTACCTCGTTGCTGCTGCTCGTGATTCCGATAGTGTGGATGCAGCCGAATTTCAAATTACTAATTTGCTGCGTCTACGGCACAAAATTAATGGTGAAGATGACTTTACTCTTCGCACCCAGAAAGATGCTTTGCAAACTGTCGGTCAAATCACAGGTGCATTGACAATTATGCTCGCTGCGATCGCCGGCATATCCTTGTTTGTCGGCGGCATTGGCATTATGAATATTATGCTAGTCTCCGTCACCGAACGCACCCAAGAAATCGGATTGCGAAAAGCGATCGGCGCAACTGAGCAAGATATTTTGCTACAGTTCATCATTGAGGCAGTAATAGTTTCCGCAGCCGGCGGCTTAGTTGGGACTGCGATTGGCATCAGTGGCATCCTATTAGTGGGAGCCTTGACTCCTTTAGAAGCGAGTCTTTCTCCTGTAGCGATTACTATGGCAGTTGGTGTCTCTGGGGCTATTGGTTTATTCTTTGGCGTTGTTCCTGCACGTCGCGCTGCTAAACTCGACCCTATTGTGGCTTTGAGAAGTGCCTAG
- a CDS encoding efflux RND transporter periplasmic adaptor subunit: MATHIEIPVIGKVKYPLRWLVGLMAGSALVVGTITTYTLVNQGANKEDIAQLTVPVAAQNVTLRITASGKVVPVQSVNISPKNPGVLSQLYVEQGDRIQQGQILARMDSASIEAQRSQYRANLAQSQAQLAEAKAGSRPQEIAQARARLAQSQAQLAAAKAGNRPQEIAQSQSQVDAAQAKANYTSGQVKRYQYLYEQGAENKQLLDQAISDDKSAKASLEEIKKRLSLVQSGTRSEEIDQRQAAVNEARAALVLLEDGTRSEEIAQRQAAVASAQAQLKGVQVQLEDTIIRAPLSGIVTQKYAEPGAFVTPTTSASASASATSSSIVAVARGLEVLAQVPEADIGRIKPGQQVEIVADAYPDQVFKGHVRLIAPEAVIEQGVTSFQVRVALDTGIDKLRSGLNVDLTFLGDRVNNALVLPTVSIVTEKGKTGVLVPDAKNKPQFREITVGAQIQDQTQILEGVKQGDRIFVNPPKDYKIEKTKEKNNS, encoded by the coding sequence ATGGCTACGCACATAGAAATTCCAGTTATTGGCAAAGTTAAGTATCCATTGCGCTGGCTGGTGGGGCTGATGGCGGGGAGTGCTTTGGTTGTGGGTACCATAACAACTTACACTTTAGTAAATCAAGGGGCAAATAAAGAAGATATTGCTCAATTAACTGTGCCAGTAGCAGCACAAAACGTCACGTTGCGGATTACAGCTAGTGGCAAAGTCGTGCCAGTTCAGAGCGTAAATATTAGTCCGAAGAACCCCGGAGTGCTGTCGCAATTATACGTGGAACAAGGCGATCGCATTCAACAAGGGCAAATTCTCGCCCGGATGGATAGTGCCAGTATTGAGGCTCAAAGGAGCCAGTACCGTGCTAACTTAGCCCAAAGTCAAGCACAGCTAGCGGAAGCTAAGGCTGGTAGTCGTCCTCAAGAAATCGCTCAAGCTAGGGCGCGATTAGCACAATCTCAGGCCCAATTAGCCGCAGCTAAGGCTGGTAATCGTCCCCAAGAGATTGCTCAATCTCAATCCCAAGTTGATGCAGCTCAAGCAAAGGCGAATTACACCAGTGGACAGGTAAAGCGTTATCAATACCTATACGAACAGGGAGCAGAGAATAAACAATTACTCGATCAAGCCATCAGCGACGACAAAAGTGCTAAAGCCAGTTTAGAAGAAATAAAAAAACGATTGTCGTTAGTCCAAAGTGGCACTCGCAGTGAGGAAATCGACCAACGCCAAGCGGCTGTTAACGAAGCACGGGCAGCATTGGTACTGTTAGAAGATGGAACCCGTTCTGAGGAAATTGCCCAGCGTCAAGCCGCGGTTGCATCTGCTCAGGCTCAGTTAAAGGGTGTGCAAGTGCAATTAGAAGATACTATTATTCGCGCTCCTTTGTCGGGAATTGTTACCCAAAAGTATGCCGAACCCGGCGCGTTTGTCACACCCACAACTTCTGCTTCTGCTAGTGCATCGGCAACTTCCAGTTCAATTGTCGCCGTAGCACGCGGTTTAGAAGTATTAGCTCAAGTTCCTGAAGCCGACATTGGCAGAATTAAACCGGGGCAGCAGGTGGAAATTGTTGCTGATGCCTATCCCGACCAAGTTTTTAAAGGTCATGTGCGCCTGATTGCTCCCGAAGCAGTGATAGAACAAGGTGTGACATCTTTCCAGGTGCGGGTTGCTCTGGATACTGGCATAGATAAACTGCGTTCTGGCTTAAATGTGGATCTGACTTTTTTAGGCGATCGCGTTAATAATGCCTTGGTGTTACCAACGGTGTCAATCGTCACTGAAAAGGGTAAAACTGGCGTACTCGTACCAGATGCAAAGAATAAACCCCAGTTCCGCGAAATTACAGTTGGGGCACAAATTCAAGACCAAACTCAGATTTTAGAGGGAGTTAAACAAGGCGATCGCATTTTTGTTAACCCACCCAAAGACTACAAAATTGAAAAGACCAAAGAAAAAAATAATTCGTAA